One part of the Thiomicrospira cyclica ALM1 genome encodes these proteins:
- a CDS encoding ABC transporter substrate-binding protein: MTLRSRVGRRDLLKLVGAGGLITGLTACQQASADNHLKMGITGRPRTLDPGRATDALSSRLNRLLYQALIDFDDSSKPQPSLADWDLISSTHYQFTLRQPLARFHNGQTLTAQDVVATYQRILDADFGSPHRGNLRNIARVQQDNDHQLSFLLHQPDPLFVSRLSLGILPADLIASGHNFGQNPVGSGPMRFISASEQGVMLEREDGIKVEFVVVTDALVRVLKLVRGELDLIQNDLSPELVAYCDQHPALKVGWQVGSNFAYIGMNMSDPLLANPLLRQAIAMGVDRQTIIHAMFKGQARLAGALLPPEHWAGHSGLTGVAYNPTQATAHITQLREMLGLSVNNLLPLSFKTSSDPTRIRIATLYQDQLRQIGIDLRIQSYDWGTFYSDIVQGRFQLFSLAWVGIKSPDIFDYVFASHALPPNGANRGRYQSTIADELITKAGQSPNMASQAYYYRALQAHLAEDLPVIPLWYENQYVVTGKNILGYQLHSDGRYDSLVKVRKIFTKSA; encoded by the coding sequence ATGACACTGCGTTCTCGTGTTGGCCGCCGCGACCTACTTAAACTAGTGGGGGCTGGCGGCCTAATAACTGGTTTAACGGCTTGTCAGCAAGCCAGTGCCGATAATCATCTAAAAATGGGGATTACCGGACGTCCTCGCACCCTAGACCCAGGTCGTGCTACGGACGCATTATCCAGTCGTTTAAATCGCTTGCTTTATCAAGCATTGATTGATTTTGATGACAGTTCAAAACCTCAGCCGTCTTTAGCCGATTGGGATCTTATTTCATCGACGCACTACCAGTTTACTCTCCGCCAACCCTTAGCCCGCTTTCATAATGGTCAAACCTTAACCGCACAGGATGTGGTAGCCACTTATCAACGAATTTTGGATGCGGATTTTGGCTCGCCCCATCGAGGAAATTTGCGCAACATTGCTCGGGTTCAGCAAGACAATGATCACCAACTCAGTTTTTTGCTCCATCAACCCGATCCACTGTTTGTTAGTCGCTTAAGTTTGGGCATCTTGCCGGCCGATTTAATTGCCAGTGGCCATAATTTTGGCCAAAACCCGGTTGGCAGTGGTCCAATGCGTTTTATTAGTGCCAGCGAGCAGGGTGTGATGCTTGAACGTGAAGATGGTATTAAGGTCGAGTTTGTTGTGGTTACGGATGCCTTGGTTAGGGTGCTTAAATTAGTTAGGGGTGAATTAGACCTAATTCAAAATGATTTATCTCCGGAACTAGTGGCTTATTGCGATCAACATCCCGCTCTGAAGGTAGGTTGGCAGGTGGGCAGTAACTTTGCCTATATTGGTATGAATATGAGTGACCCATTACTCGCAAACCCGTTACTCCGGCAAGCTATTGCAATGGGTGTCGATCGACAAACTATTATTCATGCCATGTTTAAAGGCCAAGCGCGCCTCGCAGGTGCTTTGTTACCGCCCGAGCACTGGGCAGGGCATAGTGGCTTAACAGGAGTGGCCTATAATCCCACCCAGGCCACAGCGCATATTACGCAGCTGCGAGAAATGCTGGGATTATCTGTTAATAATCTATTGCCGCTAAGTTTTAAAACCTCCAGTGACCCAACGCGCATTCGTATTGCTACTTTATATCAGGATCAGCTTCGCCAAATTGGCATTGATTTGCGGATTCAAAGCTATGATTGGGGTACCTTTTACAGTGATATTGTTCAAGGTCGATTCCAGTTGTTTAGTTTGGCCTGGGTGGGCATTAAAAGTCCAGATATTTTTGATTATGTATTTGCATCCCACGCCTTACCACCGAATGGTGCTAATCGGGGTCGTTATCAGAGCACCATTGCCGATGAATTGATTACCAAAGCAGGGCAGAGTCCTAATATGGCAAGTCAGGCCTATTATTATCGTGCTTTACAGGCGCACTTAGCCGAGGATTTACCGGTGATTCCGCTGTGGTATGAGAATCAATATGTTGTAACTGGAAAAAATATTCTAGGTTATCAATTGCATAGCGATGGCCGTTATGATTCGTTAGTAAAGGTGAGAAAAATTTTTACAAAAAGTGCTTGA